In a genomic window of Hippoglossus stenolepis isolate QCI-W04-F060 chromosome 15, HSTE1.2, whole genome shotgun sequence:
- the smyd4 gene encoding SET and MYND domain-containing protein 4: MDLPCVQWQDHVAQKWTRLDPESRERFTSLVEVDDVFKCASTLTTQDDLDFLESICDRGSAQKDTERAAKCREKGNCSFKSRDYTAAALHYSQGVCSAPLRSEQLPLCYANRSAALYHLQLYQDCLNDIDRALKNGYPSHLLHKLEERRTQCLKHVSGGQDEKDDRHGAASKNHQGPDRAEAPSVLTSEICPQATVGFSPEKGRHLVAVQGIAAGEVILTDRPYSCVLIPGVEEVQGRRGGLETERGGFGTEHRRCHRCLSETLCPLPCDGCSYSRYCSSDCQQDAWEEHHQWECPLGADLMVMGVMSQLALRATLKAGLKNIQTAREPIRGKHTKSEPDGPRTESSDTYTNQPDPAASHYGDSYLSVFHLLHHLNRHSPALRFLNAVTIATLFRRLSETGPPPASWTLSGPPAAPEEDGGNADWSTELWLMGSAVLRHMLQLRCNAQAIVSLQDAGATNSPVQSRREIRIATAIFPTLSLLNHSCCPNTSLAFSTGAAVEPSGSDPSADLSESVSEPGVTVTVRAAKVIDAGQEILHCYGPHSSRMVTRKRQHLLQEQYYFLCQCEACSRTQEEGGTGGGQQRSGGGGTRLEEGLLCFKCKGSLKRSGADKGTGFMCSQSSCCHRVSSSEVSLMLQEIRVDLEKAVDLMERERPDEALRLLSRTQCQAARVLAETHPLQGELADAMARAYATVGDWDNAASHLERSAIAIGSQYGDDSIELGQQLFKLAQLHFNGGARGPALSLIPEVSRLLRLHSGPHCPELQELQAMEDCLRG; this comes from the exons ATGGACCTTCCTTGTGTCCAGTGGCAGGACCACGTTGCACAGAAATGGACGAGGCTCGATCCCGAGTCACGGGAGCGTTTTACATCCCTGGTCGAAGTagatgatgtttttaaatgtgcctCAACTCTGACAAC ACAAGATGATCTGGACTTTCTGGAGTCGATCTGTGACAGAGGCTCAGCGCAGAAGGACACAGAGCGAGCAGCCAAGTGCAGGGAGAAGGGAAACTGCAGCTTCAAGAGCAGAGACTACACTGCAGCCGCTCTGCACTACTCACAG GGCGTTTGTTCTGCTCCCCTGAGGTCAGAGCAGCTGCCTCTCTGCTACGCCAACCGCTCCGCTGCCCTCTACCACctgcagctctaccag gaTTGCCTGAATGACATTGACAGAGCCCTGAAGAATGGCTAcccctctcatctcctccacaaACTTGAAGAGCGTCGCACACAGTGTCTCAAACACGTCTCTGGAGGTCAAGATGAAAAGGACGATCGTCACGGTGCTGCCTCAAAGAATCACCAAGGTCCGGACAGAGCCGAAGCACCATCTGTTCTCACGAGTGAGATTTGTCCTCAAGCTACGGTGGGGTTCAGCCCGGAGAAAGGCCGACACCTGGTGGCTGTGCAGGGAATAGCAGCTGGGGAGGTGATCCTGACTGACAGGCCGTACAGCTGCGTCCTCATAccaggggtggaggaggtgcaggggaggagaggagggctggagacagagagaggagggtttGGAACCGAGCACCGACGCTGTCACAGGTGTTTGAGTGAAACCCTGTGTCCTCTGCCGTGTGACGGGTGTAGTTACAGCCGATACTGTTCCTCCGACTGCCAGCAGGATGCCTGGGAGGAACATCACCAGTGGGAATGTCCACTGGGAGCAGATTTGATGGTGAtgggtgtgatgtcacagctcgCACTAAGGGCAACGCTGAAGGCGGGGTTAAAAAACATCCAAACGGCCagggagccaatcagaggcaagCACACAAAGTCGGAGCCTGACGGTCCAAGGACAGAGTCGAGTGACACTTATACAAATCAACCCGATCCTGCTGCTTCACACTACGGTGACTCTTACCTCAGCGTGTTTCACCTGCTTCACCACCTGAACCGCCACAGCCCTGCTCTGCGTTTCCTCAACGCTGTTACCATAGCAACGCTCTTCCGGAGGCTGAGTGAGACAGGACCTCCACCTGCATCTTGGACCCTCAGTGGGCCCCCAGCGGCaccagaggaggatggaggcaACGCAGACTGGAGCACGGAGCTGTGGCTGATGGGAAGTGCAGTTCTGAGGCACATGCTGCAACTTAGGTGTAACGCCCAGGCGATCGTCTCGCTGCAAGATGCAG GAGCAACTAACTCCCCGGTGCAGTCCCGCAGGGAAATCCGTATTGCCACGGCAATATTCCCAACTCTTAGTCTCCTGAATCACTCCTGCTGTCCCAACACCAGCCTGGCGTTCAGCACCGGAGCTGCTGTGGAGCCCTCCGGGTCGGATCCGTCTGCAGACCTCAGTGAGAGTGTGTCTGAGCCCGGAGTCACTGTGACTGTCAGAGCAGCCAAAGTTATCGATGCAGGACAAGAGATCCTGCACTGCTATG gtcctcacagcagcaggatggtgaCCCGCAAACGCCAGCATCTCCTGCAGGAACAGTACTACttcctgtgtcagtgtgaggcCTGCAGCCGAacccaggaggagggaggtacGGGGGGCGGACAGCAGCGGTCGGGTGGTGGAGGTACTCGGCTCGAGGAGGGACTCCTGTGTTTCAAGTGCAAAGGATCTCTCAAA AGAAGCGGTGCAGACAAGGGAACAGGATTCATGTGTTCCCAGTCGTCCTGTTGTCATCGTGTGTCGTCATCTGAAGTGAGCCTCATGCTGCAGGAGATCAGAGTCGACCTGGAGAAAGCGGTGGACctcatggagagagagaggccag ATGAGGCTCTGAGACTCTTGAGTAGGACTCAGTGTCAGGCTGCACGAGTCCTTGCAGAGACGCACCCTCTACAGGGAGAGCTGGCTGATGCTATGGCCAGAGCATATGCTACAGTGG GTGACTGGGATAACGCAGCCTCCCATCTGGAGCGCAGCGCCATAGCTATTGGCTCCCAGTACGGAGATGACAGTATTGAACTGGGTCAGCAACTCTTCAAATTAGCTCAGCTACACTTCAACGG GGGAGCCAGAGGCCCGgccctctctctcatccccgAGGTCAGCAGACTCCTGCGCCTGCACTCTGGTCCGCACTGCCCGGAACTACAGGAGCTGCAGGCCATGGAGGACTGTCTACGAGGCTAG